In the genome of Cytophagia bacterium CHB2, one region contains:
- a CDS encoding response regulator — protein MMKSAPRTEAATVLLVDEDLEQCLNCKTKLESQGYRVVCTHSAREALAIFSCEKIDLVVADVQLPDMGGFDLIGTLASLRLPIPIVVNTSDSAFQFSFRSWAADAIIAKSPDCTELALKIAALLQAQAPKYVH, from the coding sequence ATGATGAAATCTGCACCACGGACGGAAGCCGCGACAGTGTTGCTCGTTGATGAAGATTTGGAACAATGCTTGAATTGCAAAACAAAACTGGAATCTCAGGGATATCGCGTTGTTTGCACACACTCGGCCCGGGAGGCGCTGGCCATTTTTTCGTGTGAGAAAATCGACCTGGTTGTTGCGGATGTGCAACTGCCGGATATGGGCGGTTTTGATTTGATCGGCACGCTCGCTTCTTTGCGCTTGCCGATCCCGATCGTGGTCAATACTTCCGATTCCGCTTTTCAATTCAGTTTTCGTTCGTGGGCTGCGGATGCCATCATCGCAAAATCGCCGGATTGCACCGAGTTGGCGCTTAAAATCGCGGCGTTGTTGCAAGCCCAGGCCCCCAAATATGTGCATTAA